The following are encoded together in the Vibrio zhugei genome:
- the aroE gene encoding shikimate dehydrogenase — protein sequence MDNYNDQYAVFGNPIGHSQSPFIHTLFARQTEQAMVYTAELAPIDGFVPAMNAFFAEGGKGCNVTVPFKEEAYQYADRLTERAQLAGAVNTLKYLSDGGILGDNTDGEGLVQDLLMNQVLLKDAKILLIGAGGAARGVLKPLLDQRPKQITVVNRTLSKAQQLAEQFGPYGAISASPMTEVTEPFDIIINSTSASLEGKLPEVHGSVVSQSTVSYDMMYGKGLTVFNQWAVNHGCAKTFDGLGMLVGQAAESFMLWRGLRPGARQILLELRRNLEG from the coding sequence ATGGACAATTATAATGATCAGTACGCGGTGTTCGGTAATCCTATCGGACACAGCCAATCTCCATTTATTCATACCTTATTTGCTCGTCAGACTGAGCAGGCAATGGTCTATACCGCAGAACTCGCGCCTATTGATGGTTTCGTTCCCGCGATGAACGCTTTTTTTGCCGAAGGCGGTAAAGGATGCAACGTGACCGTTCCCTTTAAAGAAGAAGCGTATCAATATGCGGACCGTTTGACCGAGCGAGCTCAATTGGCAGGAGCGGTAAATACACTTAAATATCTAAGTGATGGCGGCATTCTTGGCGATAACACCGATGGCGAAGGGCTTGTTCAAGATTTATTGATGAATCAAGTCCTATTAAAAGACGCGAAGATCCTGCTGATTGGTGCTGGTGGCGCCGCTCGCGGTGTGTTAAAGCCGCTCTTAGATCAACGCCCTAAGCAGATTACCGTGGTCAATCGAACATTAAGTAAAGCCCAACAACTCGCCGAGCAGTTTGGCCCCTATGGCGCAATCAGTGCCTCCCCAATGACAGAGGTCACTGAGCCATTTGACATTATTATTAATTCAACCTCAGCCAGTTTGGAAGGAAAGCTCCCTGAAGTACATGGCAGTGTTGTATCTCAGTCAACGGTGAGTTACGACATGATGTACGGAAAAGGATTAACGGTTTTTAATCAGTGGGCGGTGAATCATGGCTGTGCCAAGACATTCGATGGTCTAGGGATGCTCGTTGGACAAGCAGCAGAGAGTTTTATGCTTTGGCGAGGCTTACGTCCTGGCGCTCGTCAAATACTATTAGAGTTGCGTCGTAACTTAGAAGGGTAA
- a CDS encoding gamma carbonic anhydrase family protein, whose amino-acid sequence MSSLRSYQGIAPQLGHQVYIDESAVIIGDIHLDDDSSIWPFVAARGDVNHIRIGKRTNIQDGSVLHVTHKNAENPDGYPLIIGNDVTVGHKVMLHGCTIHDRVLVGMGAIVLDGAVIQEDVMIGAGSLVPPGKLLQSGYLYVGSPVKQVRVLTEKEMAFLRQSAQNYVANKQAFLTAVKPVKS is encoded by the coding sequence GCGCCACAATTGGGCCATCAGGTCTATATCGACGAGAGTGCGGTCATTATTGGTGACATTCATCTGGACGATGATTCCAGCATTTGGCCGTTTGTAGCTGCTCGCGGCGACGTGAATCATATCCGTATTGGTAAACGGACTAACATCCAAGATGGCAGTGTATTGCATGTCACTCATAAAAACGCAGAGAATCCGGATGGCTACCCACTGATTATCGGTAATGACGTTACCGTTGGGCATAAGGTGATGTTACACGGGTGTACTATCCATGATCGGGTTTTAGTTGGAATGGGCGCCATTGTTCTTGATGGCGCCGTCATACAAGAAGATGTCATGATTGGTGCTGGGTCTTTAGTGCCACCAGGTAAACTATTACAAAGTGGTTACCTGTATGTCGGAAGTCCAGTGAAACAGGTTCGTGTCTTAACCGAAAAGGAAATGGCTTTCTTACGTCAATCGGCTCAGAACTATGTAGCCAATAAGCAGGCCTTCTTAACGGCGGTTAAGCCAGTGAAATCATAA
- a CDS encoding DUF1488 domain-containing protein has protein sequence MNQSILFTEMKVWDEQRQSVGFTAQQGGALIECWISKAGLEALSQRPVLDGPQALQRFEECRFDIEDLAEEQIEDEAYNEAGEIEVMISLA, from the coding sequence ATGAATCAATCAATCTTGTTTACAGAGATGAAAGTTTGGGATGAGCAACGTCAAAGTGTCGGCTTTACTGCTCAGCAAGGCGGAGCGTTGATAGAATGCTGGATAAGTAAAGCGGGACTTGAAGCCTTATCTCAACGACCAGTATTAGATGGGCCGCAAGCTCTGCAACGATTCGAAGAATGTCGTTTCGATATTGAAGACCTTGCGGAAGAACAAATAGAAGATGAAGCTTACAATGAAGCAGGGGAAATCGAAGTTATGATTTCACTGGCTTAA